The sequence AAAACTGCCAAGAGATTCCTGTAGTATAGGCAGAAAACAATAAAGTAGATAATTTGAACTCTACACATATGGGCCCAGCTGTTCATGCCTGAACCTACTAAAAAAATTATTCCAGATCTTGACTACTGCTGTGCACTCTTGAAGACTTTACTGTGAACCAGAGTCTGGCAGAGGAAACCACATATTTCTACCACGAGCAGGGAGGCAGCGAATAaattgggaggaaaataaaaatgctCACAAACAGGACTTAAAATGCAGCACAAGCTTTAATAGGGCGAAAGAAGATGGTATTATAGCAGCAACAGCTAGATTCTAACATTTCCGTCTCTCTAccgatttcccccccacctttcccaGTGCAATTACAGAATAGATgaaaaacaacagaaatgttggctttGAACTTGCGGTTTCAAAAGAACAAGCAAAGAGGAAAAGTGTAGGTTTTCAGAAAGAGCCCAGAGCATGGGACAAATACCTGGATTTGCTTGTCTCATTGGGTGAGCAACTTAACAATTTGGCTGTGCAGTCTATAAGTTTCGGGCATACATTCACTGACGTCGCAACGGTTTTCAGTCCTTCGGGTCTTGTTGGATGAGCTTCGGTTTAGCACGGTGAACCGCAGATGCTGTATTTGCGTCGGGGGCCACAGATCCCCCTAGAGCCGAGCAGCCCACGAGAGTAGGATCCCCCAAAAGATCCCCCAGCACATGCTGAATAACCCCCGACGGCCACTGGTTCACAACTTGCCGCGATAATGGGTCCCGGGAGGATCACTGCGACGGGGGGAGGCTGGATCGTTACTTCGGAGGGTGGGATCTGGCTGATGGGAGACGGGGTCACTCCGGAAAGCACGCCAAGACTGCTAGCAGATGCAGGACCTGAGCCGAAACGGTAACCTCCGAAACCGCTACTGCTACCGAGGGCAAACGGAGTCCCACATCCTCCGAGACCTACGGCGGGTGCAGAAGCGCAGGATGGAATGGCGCAAGATGGAGGACAACAAGGTGTGTAGCAAGACATGATGGATCTGGAAGAAGAACACGAGAAAAGATGTCCAAGGTGAACAATAACCACTGGAAGAAGTTTATAATTTATGCAGTCTTGAATTGCATGAGGTCGGGTTAATTAATGCTTTTGCCagggttctgatggatgccctaattaaatcttgcgtcttgagccaagcttcaaaagaaatccagttacgtATTAAGTGCTTCATGCCGGCATGTtccagtgaagccagctctgaccctatgtaatttaggctccaattatgaccctgtttcccctccccccagggtgtgtcatcaatcatatttgccaacagagcaatttcgcaggttgtagaggtcactctccTCCAGCTGCtgcaggtaaccctgggatacagccttgaaagagataagcatggaatgtgcatatGTCTTTGGCTACTGTGACTTGCAGGAAGCCACCTTGCCTTAACAGatcttaacagatttaacaggagACctttcaccatttctgacagatggcagcccagtctcttcttgaaagcctccagtgatgaagctcccacaacttctgaaggcaacttctgttctatgggttgattgttctcactgtcagaaaattcctccttatttctaggttgaatctctccctgatcagtttccatccattattccttgtctggccttcgggtgctttgaagaatagcctgaccccctcccctcctctctgtgacagcccctcaaatattggaagaccgctatcatgtctccctggtccttctcttcactagactagccgtgcccagttcctgcaaccgttcatcgtatgtttgagcctccagtcccctcatcatcctggttgctcttctctgcactctttctagagtctccacatctttttttatagggtggtgaccaaaactggatgcagtactctaggtgtggtcttactaaggctttatagagtggtattagtacctcccttgatcttgcctgtatccctctgttaatgcaatttaggattgcattggcttttttggctgccaccacacacgattggctcatatttaattggttgtccaccaagactccaagatccctctcacagtcactgctattaagcctggttgcGCCCAGTCTGTATGTGCActcttggtttttcttacctaagtgtaagactttatttttctctacactgaatttcattttgttagattggGCCCAGGGTTCGAGTCTGTccatctcttccctccttccacaACTAATTGTCTTTCAGGCTTCAGGAAAGAGGCGGAGAACTCTGAGCAAACATTTGTCTGTTGCCCAAAAATGTGGAAACAAGCTCTAGGGAGGCCACCCACAGTGCTACGGCTCCCAAGGCACCTGTATCTGGCCTAAACTTTCTATGTTCTTTTCAGACTAAACAAACTGGAAGAGAGCAAACATTGTTTACTTTCAAGAAGGACTAAGcggtccttctccttctccttctatttttttttttttaacaatgataATACATCGCAACTGCCCTCCCTGGAAAACCAGCCTCACGTCTGATGTCACAATAAATGCTTTTGCATTTTTTTGTGAGTAAGTTGAAACTGGTCTTTCTTTGAAATGGGAGAGGGCTCCAAAAACCTCAAGTCTGAAAACTAGATTGGGACattggagggaggggaaaaaaaagttacaaGGCATCTCCACGAAGTTAGCAGGGGTCAACTCAAAGATGGCTTCGTTTCGTTTTTCAAATAAGATATGATCCATATTTGTGTGGCGAGAGGATTCAAATTCATCCTCAGCGCCTGGataattttggcccatttttggatACATTCGGACAAGAAAGTTAATTTTAGTTTCTGAATAAATGCCCTTTTCTAGCTTTACCGAAGTAGCTATAAACTGACGGACCCGAGTCTTAAGATGTTAAGGTACCCCAAAACCTTGTCAAGATTAAACATTTAGCCAAGCTTAAATGTTGTAGAAATGCAGACCGTGCATTAAACATGCCATGAACATAGCTATTACCTCTCAGCCTCACAGGATACATGTAAGAGAAAAAATTGGAGATTTTTACTGCCTTGAATTTCTGGGAGAAAGGCATCTTATCAATTTAATAATCAGATTATATGAAGGACTGCCTTCCTGTTTGCATACTATTGGAAAAGTGCAAATTAGCTACATtctattcagaatagagctggaagggaccttggaggtcttctagtccaaccccctgctcaagcaggacagatAAATGGCTGCccgctctcttcttaaaaacctccagtcttggagcaactacaacttctggtggcaagctgttccactggttaattgccctgactgttaggaagtttctccctaattccaggttgcttctctccttgattagtttccatccattattattccttattttaccttctggtcctttggaaaataagttgacccccctcttctttggggcagcccctcaaataagcTTATTATTCCCCCCCTCCTAGGACGGTTGCATGAGGCTCCTACGACTCCGAGCCATTGTGGCTCAGCAATTAGAAGGCAGtcttgcaagctaactctgcattcccacagccaggagttcgatcttgactggctggctcaagtttgactcagcctcccatccttccgagatgggtaaaatgaggacccagatggtgggtggagggcaagaggctgactctgtaaaccgcttagagagggctgtaaagcaccgtgaagcaggatataagtctaagcgcaATTGCTAACTGACCGGTTCCATCATTTTGTTCCCCTAAAGTAGTTTGCAGCGTATAAACGAGGCAACTGAGCCTGCCTGAAGATACATCGAGCTATTTTCCTTTGATTGCTACCTGAGCTACGACTTTCCTGTTAGAAGGATTGGCACGGAAGCCAATCCTTCCTTCCACTTGGAGCCCTGACTTAGTTCCATCCTCAGAACTAAAGAACCCCAAATCCCCCGGAGAGAAGGAATGAGAGAGAAGGAATGAGAGAGAAGGAATGGCAACTTACCGGGTTGTTTGCAGCGCTCAGAAGAAGCAATGAAGTTGCAAGGAGAAGATCACACTGGTGAAGATGCAGTGGAGAATTCCACCTTTTATATCTTTCTGGAGGCAGGCAAATAATTGCAAGACATACCATGTGCTTGGAGGTTTAATTAATCCATAACTAGTAATTTTCCCCCTTATCTTTATTTTGACCTCTGGTAATTGAATAATTGTCTGTTACAATTAATTAGttgctggtttttctttttcacaaccgttttcttcttcttttttttgttagCGTTGTGGATTTCAGTTCCACCCTAAATCCTTTTTACTTGGCTTGCACTTTGTTTATCTCCATCCATCCCCAAGACTCAGATGTCCCATATGGAAAGATAAATATTTCCCTGCCTTTGGTGAAGGATGTGAGTCAAATGGGTTATTCGGCCCATTATTTGTTGCACACAATAAGTCACAATAACAACCCAGGTACAGGTCAGTAAATTCCTGATGACAGCTAAAaacgggggggaaaaaattggacCTGCCCATCCTCTTCATGGATGTCAACATCAAGGTGATCGGGATCACCTGCATTTGCggaaacaaacaagagattttCCGTGCCAGGAAATTACGTGTCCATTATTACAGTCCAGGTAACTCATCTCTATCTATGGCACGGGTTAGTAATTTAGGGAATGTCAATCAATATCCTTTTTTTGCAGGATGAGTTTGTTGTGAGGACAATGAActggtggaacagaagttgcctccagaagttgtgggtcctttgTCCCTGGAGACTTTTGAGAAGAGACTCAGGGTCAACGCTTAGCATCTACCTCAGATTTTCTCCAGAAGGATCTGTTTCTAACTAGGTCCATCAGGTTCCACGTGGGCCTCTCCAACTTCCCTGTAACTAAGTCCAACCACCCTGTTGCTTGTTGTCCTCTTCTGTCCTCGTTCTTTTCTGTCCTTCAGAAGTTTGGGTGCTCCataactggaggcttttaagaagaaactggacagccccctgcctcaaatggtatagggtctcttgcttgagcagaaggttggactagaagacctcccaaagTCCCTTCCGGCTCTAATCTGATTGATTGGTTATGATCTGAAGGAACCTCAGCATCTACACCGTGTGTTCCTCAATGTTCTTTGGATGGTAACTTCATAATGCTGTTAATAAAAGGTCCATTTTCCtaattttgctgttgttgttcagttgctaagtcatgtccgactcttcaTGATGTTATGGATCATATCACACCAGGCTTCCCTGGCCTCCGCTGTCTCCTTAAGTCTGTACAAATTCACAATCATTGCGTCAACCACACTATCTAAACATCTCATCCTCTGTTGCCCtctttttgccttccatctttcccatcaAGATCTTCTCCAACGAATCCTCTCctctcatcaggtggccaaaatatttgagcttcagcttcaggatctgtccttccaaagagcaGTCATGGCTGGTTTTCTTTAGGATCAACTGAtatgatctccttgcagtccaagagactctcaAGTGTCTTCTACAACACCACAATTCGAAAgtatcaattctttggcactcggcagtccttatggtccaactctctCAGCCATCCATGActcctgggaaaaccatagctttgactgtctatggagattctcagtctttgaggtcatgcttgtcccaaagtttctttttcaagaggtaactggactttctggaaagcacctttgggacataccgtattttttggcatataagacacactcccccccccttaaaagagggtgaaaatttaggtgtgtcttatactccaaatgtagcctcaCCCAGCCGCTGGCTTCCACTCTTTGGCCTTCGTgcatcctcttcctggctgcagggattgccacagaaaaTGGCTTGCATTTTTGGGCttcatgccaggggtgaaatccagcaggttctaacaggttctgtagaatcggtaacagaaattttgagtagttcagagaaacggcagttactacctctggctggccctaaagtgggacgggaatggagattttgcagtatccttcccctgccacgcccaccaagccacacccacagaaccggtagggaaatttttttttgaatttcacccctgctccgcacctcacgttttcagcctccaaacgctcCATTTGAGAGCCGTTCAAGACTGCAGGGATCGCCAAAGCACATCGCTGCCGATTGCCACCTCTGCAcatcgcatttttggcctctgcacatcacGTTTTCCGGCAGCGATAGGCGGCAATGTGCTTTGGCGGTCCCCACAGCCTTGAACAGCTCTTAAACGGagggtttggaggctgaaaatgcgagGCGCGGAGCCCAAAATGGCAAcacggaacagctgctgccttgtctTACcgcttccgtgctttgcctgctttactCAATTGAGCTCCCTCcaaggatcagct comes from Ahaetulla prasina isolate Xishuangbanna chromosome 17, ASM2864084v1, whole genome shotgun sequence and encodes:
- the LOC131186381 gene encoding beta-keratin-related protein-like — encoded protein: MSCYTPCCPPSCAIPSCASAPAVGLGGCGTPFALGSSSGFGGYRFGSGPASASSLGVLSGVTPSPISQIPPSEVTIQPPPVAVILPGPIIAASCEPVAVGGYSACAGGSFGGSYSRGLLGSRGICGPRRKYSICGSPC